In a single window of the Dreissena polymorpha isolate Duluth1 chromosome 3, UMN_Dpol_1.0, whole genome shotgun sequence genome:
- the LOC127872268 gene encoding uncharacterized protein LOC127872268, which translates to MDSILVQRGHQFEEDPISRVIEEWQKQWQHLSNRIKLVKENLLTYPEEVEAQMHTLEINCDILGNQQIELARLLKNDTTEQLRKDNDVKRRCRNNEKTLVFEIDELTHHIEHLQKQISTLKCSNILQDEQMRFSVKYLEAEVTKRETLIGVLKERLR; encoded by the exons ATGGATTCGATTCTAGTCCAAAGAGGTCACCAGTTTGAAGAAGATCCCATTTCTAGAGTTATAGAGGAATGGCAAAAGCAGtg GCAGCATCTATCCAACCGAATAAAACTTGTGAAAGAAAATCTGTTAACATACCCTGAAGAAGTCGAAGCCCAAAT GCATACACTGGAGATAAACTGTGATATTCTGGGCAATCAACAAATTGAACTTGCACGACTTCTAAAGAA TGATACGACTGAACAACTAAGGAAAGATAATGACGTTAAAAGACGTTGTAGAAACAACGAAAAGACATTGGTTTTTGAGATTGATGAGTTAACACACCATATAGAGCACTTACAAAAGCAGATCAGCACATTAAA ATGCTCAAATATACTTCAAGATGAGCAGATGAGATTCAG cgTTAAATACTTAGAGGCAGAAGTGACAAAGAGAGAGACGCTTATTGGTGTGCTCAAGGAAAGGCTACGGTAA